In a genomic window of Magnolia sinica isolate HGM2019 chromosome 16, MsV1, whole genome shotgun sequence:
- the LOC131228956 gene encoding presenilin-like protein At2g29900 gives MAESQNPTISMAQSQNPTTIIESLGEEIIRIIAPVSTCMLLVVLLVTILNTSSSTSSSSSLTTIATIAYNENSSDSDWSKFVGALLNSLVFVAIVTAITFLLVLLFYFRCIRFLKIYMGFSALVVLGFMGGEVALLLIKDFRIPIDCISFLIVLLNFTVMGAISVFTSRAPILVNQGYLVVIGMLVAYWFTLLPEWTTWVLLVAMALYDLAAVLLPGGPLKLLVELAISRDEDIPALVYEARPVTDCGSAPASAPGAERRLWRGRRDSGSYLGGSSSNLNPNLTVGDLLQKDTALAIAEEGHVLGGPAAELSAPLINRRLERPDARGEEAALDESGQFEFEGIGLGSSGAIKLGLGDFIFYSVLVGRAAMYDFMTVYACYLAIIAGLGITLMLLAFYRKALPALPVSIALGVLFYFLTRIFLELFVVQVSVNLLMF, from the coding sequence CATAGCTCCTGTCTCCACATGCATGCTCCTTGTCGTCCTCCTTGTCACCATTCTCAATacctcttcttctacttcttcttcctcatctctcACCACCATTGCTACCATTGCCTACAATGAAAACTCCTCAGACTCTGATTGGAGCAAGTTCGTCGGCGCTCTCCTCAACTCCCTTGTCTTCGTTGCCATCGTCACCGCCATCACTTTCCTTCTCGTCCTCCTCTTCTACTTCAGGTGTATCAGATTCCTCAAAATCTACATGGGTTTCTCTGCCCTTGTTGTCCTCGGCTTCATGGGTGGCGAGGTCGCTCTCCTCCTCATCAAGGACTTCCGCATCCCCATTGACTGCATCAGCTTCCTCATTGTCCTCCTCAATTTCACTGTCATGGGCGCCATCTCCGTCTTCACGTCGCGGGCCCCGATCCTGGTCAATCAGGGGTACTTGGTGGTGATCGGGATGCTCGTTGCTTACTGGTTCACACTGCTGCCCGAATGGACCACTTGGGTCCTGTTGGTTGCCATGGCTTTGTATGATTTGGCCGCTGTCTTGTTGCCAGGTGGGCCGCTGAAGCTCTTGGTCGAGCTTGCAATTTCTAGGGATGAGGATATACCGGCTTTGGTTTATGAGGCACGGCCCGTTACCGATTGTGGGTCGGCGCCAGCTTCAGCACCAGGTGCTGAGAGAAGGTTGTGGAGAGGAAGGAGGGATTCGGGTTCTTACTTGGGTGGTTCTTCTTCGAATTTGAATCCGAATTTGACTGTTGGCGATCTTCTCCAGAAGGACACTGCATTGGCTATTGCTGAAGAGGGACATGTTTTGGGTGGGCCAGCTGCTGAGTTATCGGCACCATTAATCAATCGGCGACTGGAAAGGCCGGATGCGCGGGGAGAAGAAGCGGCATTGGATGAAAGTGGGCAGTTTGAATTCGAAGGAATTGGGTTGGGCTCATCTGGTGCAATCAAGTTGGGGCTAGGGGATTTTATCTTTTATAGCGTGTTGGTCGGAAGGGCCGCAATGTATGATTTCATGACGGTCTATGCTTGTTATCTTGCTATTATAGCTGGCCTTGGTATCACTTTGATGCTTTTAGCTTTTTACAGGAAGGCATTGCCTGCTCTTCCTGTGTCTATTGCTCTAGGCGTCTTGTTTTACTTCTTGACTCGGATTTTTCTAGAATTGTTTGTTGTCCAAGTTTCAGTAAACTTGCTAATGTTTTAG